The Rhodopseudomonas palustris genome window below encodes:
- a CDS encoding aldo/keto reductase — MDYRSLGRSGLKVSPLCLGTMMFGGATDEPTSARIIDKARDAGINFIDTADVYSTGGSEQVVGRAITAHREHWILATKVANPMGDGPNRAGLSRRRVLQAADESLKRLGTDWIDIYYLHREDHATPLEETVRAIGDLIRAGKIRYFGVSNYRAWRVAEICNICDRLGIDRPVVSQPYYNAMNRMPEVEHIPACGFYGLGIVPYSPLARGVLTGKYAPDAQPDKDSRAGRADKRMLQTEWRPESLKLAQQIRSHAETKGATAVQFAVGWVLNNALVTSVIAGPRTEQQWDDYVRALDYRFTAEDEALIDSLVASGHPSTPGYNDPAYPIEGRRVRHAG, encoded by the coding sequence ATGGACTATCGTTCGCTCGGCCGTAGCGGCCTGAAGGTTTCGCCGCTTTGCCTCGGCACGATGATGTTCGGCGGCGCCACCGACGAACCGACGTCGGCGCGGATCATCGACAAGGCGCGCGACGCTGGAATCAATTTCATCGACACCGCCGACGTCTATTCGACCGGCGGCTCCGAGCAGGTGGTCGGCCGCGCGATCACGGCGCATCGGGAACACTGGATCCTCGCCACCAAGGTCGCCAATCCGATGGGGGACGGCCCCAACCGCGCCGGGCTGTCGCGCCGCCGCGTGCTGCAGGCTGCCGATGAAAGCCTGAAGCGCCTCGGCACCGACTGGATCGATATCTATTATCTGCACCGCGAAGATCATGCGACGCCGCTTGAGGAAACGGTGCGGGCGATCGGCGATCTGATCCGCGCCGGCAAGATCCGCTACTTCGGCGTGTCGAATTATCGTGCCTGGCGCGTCGCCGAGATCTGCAACATCTGCGACCGGCTCGGCATCGACCGCCCAGTCGTCAGCCAGCCGTATTACAACGCCATGAACCGGATGCCGGAGGTCGAGCACATCCCGGCCTGCGGCTTCTACGGCCTCGGTATCGTCCCCTACTCGCCGCTGGCGCGCGGCGTCCTGACCGGCAAATACGCGCCCGACGCGCAGCCGGACAAAGACAGCCGCGCCGGCCGCGCCGACAAGCGGATGCTGCAGACCGAGTGGCGGCCCGAGTCGCTGAAGCTGGCGCAGCAGATCCGGTCCCACGCCGAAACCAAGGGCGCCACCGCCGTCCAATTCGCGGTCGGCTGGGTGCTGAACAACGCGCTGGTGACCTCGGTGATCGCCGGTCCACGCACCGAACAGCAATGGGACGATTATGTCCGGGCGCTCGACTACCGCTTCACCGCCGAGGACGAGGCGCTGATCGACAGCCTGGTGGCGAGCGGCCATCCCTCCACGCCCGGCTACAACGACCCGGCCTACCCGATCGAGGGCCGCCGGGTGCGCCACGCCGGCTGA
- a CDS encoding alpha/beta fold hydrolase, with amino-acid sequence MTTLILLVLSVVVLFTAAGWVSCRLARRLEARYPPRGVFINANGVRMHALDLAPARPAASGQPTVLLLHGANLCCEDMRMSLGERLTQRLRVIIPDRPGQGYSVTGTGPVASPAYQVTLIREVLRDRDAGPLIVVGHSFGGLIALRYALDNPDTVAGLVLINPTTHPRPQGLPLFQRAAELLMKPLVTYTLLPPLSLAMMKRISARIFRPETPPADYAERSRLALALTAKRFAASLEEYAGLRDQLIDHVPRYGGIQVPTVIVAGTADPVVPPQVHAEALAQAVPQARLLRLNGAGHMAHHAHADTIAAEIERLADAVAERAAPTRAEAAERS; translated from the coding sequence ATGACGACGTTGATCTTGCTGGTGCTGAGCGTCGTCGTGCTGTTCACGGCGGCGGGCTGGGTGTCGTGCCGGCTGGCGCGCCGGCTGGAAGCGCGCTACCCGCCCCGCGGCGTGTTCATCAATGCCAACGGCGTGCGGATGCACGCGCTCGATCTTGCGCCTGCCCGCCCCGCCGCTTCCGGCCAGCCGACCGTGCTGCTGCTGCATGGCGCCAATCTGTGCTGCGAAGACATGCGGATGTCGCTCGGCGAGCGGCTGACGCAGCGGCTGCGGGTGATCATTCCAGACCGCCCCGGCCAGGGCTACAGCGTCACCGGCACCGGTCCGGTCGCCTCGCCGGCCTACCAGGTGACCCTGATCCGCGAAGTGCTGCGCGATCGTGACGCCGGCCCGCTGATCGTGGTCGGGCATTCGTTCGGCGGCCTGATCGCGCTGCGCTATGCGCTCGACAATCCCGACACCGTCGCCGGGCTGGTGCTGATCAATCCGACCACACATCCGCGGCCGCAGGGCCTGCCGCTGTTCCAGCGTGCCGCCGAACTGCTGATGAAGCCGCTGGTCACCTACACGCTGCTGCCGCCACTGTCGCTGGCGATGATGAAGCGGATCTCGGCGCGGATCTTCCGTCCGGAGACGCCGCCGGCGGACTACGCCGAGCGCAGCCGGCTGGCGCTGGCGCTGACCGCCAAGCGGTTCGCCGCCAGCCTCGAAGAATATGCCGGGCTGCGCGATCAGCTGATCGACCACGTGCCGCGTTATGGCGGCATCCAGGTGCCGACCGTGATCGTCGCCGGCACCGCCGATCCGGTCGTGCCGCCGCAGGTCCATGCCGAGGCGCTGGCCCAGGCGGTGCCGCAGGCACGGCTGCTGCGGCTCAACGGCGCCGGCCATATGGCGCATCATGCCCATGCGGACACCATCGCGGCCGAGATCGAGCGGCTGGCGGATGCGGTCGCAGAGCGCGCGGCGCCGACCCGTGCCGAAGCCGCCGAGCGCAGCTGA
- a CDS encoding ABC transporter ATP-binding protein — protein sequence MADVLNLDGIRKSYNVGTPVETEVLHGIDLTMQRGDFLALMGPSGSGKSTLLNIIGLLDRPTGGRLLINGEDTGRLGDSALTHLRGHAIGFVFQYHYLISAFTARENVMMPMLVDRGRPDAAMEQRADELLDRVGLSKWRNNSATNMSGGQQQRVAVARALAMDPDLVLADEPTGNLDTKSANDVFELMRQINRERGTTFLLVTHNDDLAERCDRIVRVVDGNIAG from the coding sequence GTGGCTGACGTTCTCAACCTCGACGGGATCCGCAAATCCTACAACGTCGGCACGCCGGTCGAGACCGAAGTGTTGCACGGCATCGACCTGACGATGCAGCGCGGTGACTTCCTGGCGCTGATGGGGCCGTCCGGCTCGGGCAAGTCAACGCTGCTGAACATCATCGGTCTGCTTGACCGGCCGACCGGCGGACGGCTGCTGATCAACGGAGAGGATACGGGCCGTCTCGGCGATTCGGCGCTGACGCATCTGCGCGGCCACGCCATCGGATTCGTGTTCCAGTATCACTATCTGATCTCGGCCTTCACCGCGCGAGAGAACGTGATGATGCCGATGCTGGTCGATCGCGGGCGCCCAGATGCGGCGATGGAACAGCGCGCCGACGAGCTGCTCGACCGGGTCGGCCTTTCCAAATGGCGCAACAATAGCGCGACCAACATGTCCGGCGGCCAGCAGCAGCGCGTCGCCGTTGCGCGGGCTTTGGCGATGGACCCGGATCTCGTGCTGGCCGACGAGCCGACCGGCAACCTCGACACCAAGTCCGCCAACGACGTGTTCGAGCTGATGCGCCAGATCAACCGTGAGCGCGGCACCACGTTTCTGCTCGTCACCCACAACGACGACCTCGCCGAACGCTGCGACCGCATCGTCCGGGTGGTGGATGGCAACATCGCGGGATAG
- a CDS encoding translational machinery protein: MTSPHFHAVIWIDHREARVFHFNPSDADKLVVHADNPNRHVHHHRAVGSGHEPVDEHFLQAAMEAIADAGIVLIVGPAQTKHALEKYIADHNPALKAKIAAVETVDHPSDGQIVAHARKYFKAEDRTTPQTR, encoded by the coding sequence ATGACCAGCCCCCATTTCCACGCCGTGATCTGGATCGACCACCGCGAAGCGCGGGTGTTTCACTTCAACCCGTCCGACGCCGACAAGCTCGTGGTGCACGCCGACAATCCGAACCGGCACGTCCACCATCACCGCGCGGTCGGCTCCGGCCATGAGCCGGTCGACGAGCATTTCCTCCAGGCTGCGATGGAGGCAATCGCCGACGCCGGCATCGTGCTGATCGTCGGCCCGGCGCAGACCAAGCACGCGCTGGAAAAGTACATCGCCGACCACAACCCGGCCCTGAAGGCGAAGATCGCCGCGGTCGAAACCGTCGATCACCCCAGCGACGGCCAGATCGTCGCCCACGCCCGCAAGTATTTCAAAGCCGAAGACCGGACCACGCCGCAGACGCGGTGA
- a CDS encoding flagellar hook basal-body protein has product MGSLGALWTATTGLQAQSAAFENISGNVANSQTTAFKATNTAFSDLIYPPQVSDTVLWRSVLTNNKQGSISNDPVSTHMAIGGEGYFTVEAPSGVSGSGQPTFSTSETTYTRRGDFDLKNGYLVNGAGYYLMGSQIDPVTGAVGSLAPLQFDTSTEVPNLGVLQSLSVSSSGKLQGTYSKGQTVDVASLSIASFAGEGFMKQGSGGTFSPTPQSGPALYINSGTVVGSALEASNVDIADQMTTIVQAQQAYSACTRVVTASNEMMLTMTSLTI; this is encoded by the coding sequence ATGGGATCACTTGGTGCATTGTGGACGGCGACCACGGGCCTGCAGGCTCAGTCTGCCGCTTTTGAGAACATCTCGGGCAATGTCGCCAATTCGCAGACAACTGCATTCAAGGCGACCAATACGGCGTTCTCCGACCTGATCTATCCGCCGCAGGTCTCGGATACCGTCTTATGGCGTTCAGTCCTGACCAACAATAAGCAGGGATCGATCAGCAATGATCCGGTGAGTACCCATATGGCGATCGGCGGGGAGGGGTATTTCACGGTCGAGGCGCCGTCAGGGGTGAGCGGGAGCGGCCAGCCGACGTTCAGTACCAGCGAGACCACCTATACGCGCCGCGGCGATTTCGATCTCAAGAACGGCTATCTCGTCAATGGCGCGGGTTACTACCTGATGGGATCTCAAATTGATCCCGTCACTGGCGCCGTGGGCAGCCTGGCGCCGCTTCAGTTCGATACCAGTACGGAAGTGCCAAATCTCGGCGTTCTGCAAAGCCTGTCGGTCAGTTCATCCGGCAAGCTGCAAGGCACCTATTCCAAGGGCCAGACGGTCGACGTTGCGTCGCTGTCGATAGCCAGCTTCGCCGGCGAGGGTTTTATGAAGCAAGGCAGCGGCGGAACGTTCTCGCCGACGCCTCAATCCGGTCCGGCCCTTTACATCAATTCCGGCACGGTGGTGGGAAGTGCGCTGGAGGCGTCGAACGTAGACATTGCGGATCAGATGACCACGATAGTTCAAGCGCAGCAGGCTTATTCAGCATGCACACGAGTCGTGACCGCATCGAACGAGATGATGCTAACGATGACCAGCCTCACCATCTGA
- a CDS encoding ABC transporter substrate-binding protein, translating into MIARSIAAAMMTAALLSSSIARAQVSDDVVKLGVLTDMNGPASTPTGQGSVTAAQMAVDDFGGTVLGKPIQVIVGDHQLKPDIGATLARRWYDVEQVDLILDVPVSAVGLAVQNIANEKKRLFIAQSTGAADFHGKFCSPYAMQWVFDTHALAVGTAQEVVKRGGDTWFFITDDYAFGQSLEKDAAAMVTKTGGKVLGSVRPPFATSDVSSFVLQAQASKAKIIGIAAGPPNNVNEIKTGGEFGIFKGGQQMAALLALITDVHSLGLPTAQGLLLTTSFYWDMDDKTREWSKRYFAKMNRMPTMWQAGVYSATMHYLQAIKDAGTDDPLKVAAKMREKPVNDFFARGGKLREDGLMVHDLMLVQVKTPEESKYPWDYYKILAHIPGEAAFGPPDPACPLVKK; encoded by the coding sequence ATGATCGCCAGATCGATCGCGGCGGCGATGATGACGGCTGCGCTGCTGTCATCGTCCATCGCCCGCGCGCAAGTCTCCGACGACGTCGTCAAGCTCGGCGTCCTCACCGATATGAACGGCCCTGCCTCGACACCGACCGGACAGGGCTCCGTGACCGCGGCGCAAATGGCGGTGGACGATTTCGGCGGCACCGTGCTCGGCAAGCCGATCCAGGTGATCGTCGGCGACCATCAGCTCAAGCCCGATATCGGCGCCACGCTGGCGCGGCGCTGGTACGACGTCGAGCAGGTCGACCTGATCCTCGACGTGCCGGTCTCCGCCGTCGGCCTCGCCGTCCAGAACATCGCCAATGAGAAGAAGCGGCTGTTCATCGCCCAGTCGACCGGCGCGGCGGACTTCCACGGCAAGTTCTGCAGCCCCTACGCCATGCAATGGGTATTCGACACGCATGCCCTCGCGGTCGGCACCGCACAGGAGGTGGTGAAGCGCGGTGGCGACACCTGGTTCTTCATCACCGACGACTACGCCTTCGGCCAATCGCTGGAGAAAGACGCTGCCGCAATGGTCACCAAGACCGGCGGCAAGGTGCTCGGCTCGGTGCGGCCGCCGTTTGCGACCTCGGACGTGTCGTCGTTCGTGCTGCAGGCGCAGGCCTCGAAAGCCAAGATCATCGGCATCGCAGCCGGCCCGCCCAACAACGTCAACGAGATCAAGACCGGCGGCGAATTCGGCATCTTCAAGGGCGGCCAGCAGATGGCGGCGCTGCTGGCGCTGATCACCGACGTGCATTCGCTTGGCCTGCCCACCGCGCAGGGACTGCTGCTGACGACGTCATTCTATTGGGACATGGACGACAAAACCCGCGAATGGTCGAAGCGCTATTTCGCCAAGATGAACCGGATGCCGACGATGTGGCAGGCCGGCGTGTATTCGGCGACCATGCATTATCTGCAGGCGATCAAGGACGCCGGGACCGACGATCCCTTGAAGGTCGCAGCCAAGATGCGGGAGAAGCCGGTCAATGACTTCTTTGCCCGCGGCGGAAAGCTGCGCGAGGATGGGCTGATGGTCCACGACCTGATGCTGGTGCAGGTGAAGACCCCGGAGGAGTCGAAATATCCGTGGGACTATTACAAGATCCTGGCTCACATCCCCGGCGAAGCTGCGTTTGGCCCACCCGATCCTGCCTGCCCACTGGTGAAGAAGTAG
- a CDS encoding transglutaminase-like domain-containing protein, with translation MRSEPGSSGANSGTAKTAASEIAVCLAPAEFVDSDHPEVIARAADATRGAETLAEKLRALYLAVRDGVRYDPYVDFSSPEIFRASSVLRAERGYCVGKASAFAALARASGIPARVRFADVRNHLATENLTRTMGTDLFAWHGYAECFTGERWVKASPTFNRTLCDKLGVAPLDFDGSSDAVMQAFDNNDARFMEYVREHGAYFDVPVKFVQAEMKRQYPHLAQQSNLRGSMEDEAAQDAAARDARSAQR, from the coding sequence ATGCGGTCTGAGCCCGGCAGCAGCGGCGCCAACTCCGGCACGGCCAAGACAGCCGCATCCGAGATCGCGGTGTGTCTGGCACCGGCGGAATTCGTCGACAGCGATCATCCCGAGGTGATCGCGCGCGCCGCTGACGCCACGCGCGGCGCCGAAACGCTCGCCGAGAAGCTTCGTGCGCTATACCTCGCGGTGCGCGACGGCGTCCGTTACGATCCCTATGTGGACTTTTCCAGCCCCGAGATCTTCCGCGCATCGAGCGTATTGCGCGCCGAACGCGGCTACTGCGTCGGCAAGGCTTCGGCGTTCGCGGCGCTGGCGCGTGCATCCGGGATACCGGCGCGGGTGCGCTTTGCCGATGTCCGCAATCATCTCGCCACCGAGAACCTGACCCGGACGATGGGCACCGACCTGTTCGCGTGGCACGGCTATGCCGAATGCTTCACCGGCGAACGATGGGTGAAAGCGTCGCCCACCTTCAATCGCACGCTGTGCGACAAGCTCGGCGTGGCGCCGCTCGACTTCGACGGCTCGTCTGACGCGGTGATGCAGGCGTTCGACAACAACGACGCGCGGTTCATGGAATACGTCCGCGAGCACGGCGCGTACTTCGATGTCCCGGTGAAATTCGTGCAGGCCGAGATGAAGCGGCAGTACCCTCACCTTGCGCAGCAAAGCAACCTGCGCGGCTCGATGGAAGACGAAGCGGCGCAGGATGCGGCGGCGCGCGACGCGCGTTCGGCTCAGCGCTGA
- a CDS encoding ABC transporter substrate-binding protein: MRLFGLAAVLAATSLFAPGVALAQKSYGPGVSDTEIKVGNFVPYSGPASAYGIVGQVQSAYVKMLNEKGGINGRKINFISYDDAYSPPKAVEQTRKLVEGDEVLFLYHTLGTPSNTAVMKYLNQKKVPQLMLSSGGTRFGDDPKTYPWTMPFNPPYQAEGRIYAKWIMATYPNAKIAVLVANDDYGKDIYKGVKDGFGAKTSMIISEATYDITDPTIDSQMAKLKASGADLFLNLSTPKFAALAIRKMGELGWKPVHVLNNVSSSVGAVIKPAGMEFAQDAITASYVKDPTDPSWKNDPGVKEWDAFLEKYMPGSDRSNGLLLYSYGAAQTLEHILRQAGDNLTRENIMKVATSLKGYAPSSLLPGITMNTSPTDHFPIEQMQLMRFKGDRWEMFGDVLEARVTN; the protein is encoded by the coding sequence ATGAGACTCTTCGGACTTGCGGCCGTTCTCGCGGCGACGTCGTTGTTCGCACCCGGCGTTGCGCTTGCGCAGAAATCTTACGGCCCCGGCGTCAGTGACACCGAGATCAAGGTCGGGAATTTCGTGCCGTACAGCGGCCCGGCGTCGGCTTACGGCATCGTCGGCCAGGTCCAGAGCGCCTACGTCAAGATGCTGAACGAAAAGGGCGGCATCAACGGCCGCAAGATCAATTTCATTTCGTACGATGACGCCTACTCGCCGCCGAAGGCGGTGGAGCAGACCCGTAAGCTGGTCGAAGGCGACGAGGTGCTGTTCCTGTACCACACGCTCGGCACGCCATCGAACACGGCCGTCATGAAGTATCTGAACCAGAAGAAGGTGCCGCAGTTGATGCTGTCGAGCGGCGGCACCCGGTTCGGCGACGATCCGAAGACCTATCCCTGGACCATGCCGTTCAATCCGCCCTATCAGGCTGAGGGGCGTATCTACGCGAAGTGGATCATGGCGACCTATCCCAACGCCAAGATCGCCGTGCTGGTTGCGAACGACGATTACGGCAAGGACATCTACAAGGGTGTCAAGGACGGGTTCGGCGCCAAGACCTCGATGATCATCTCGGAGGCGACCTACGACATCACCGATCCGACCATCGATTCGCAGATGGCCAAGCTCAAGGCCTCGGGCGCCGATCTGTTCCTCAATCTCTCCACGCCGAAATTCGCCGCACTGGCGATCCGCAAGATGGGCGAACTCGGCTGGAAACCGGTGCACGTTCTGAACAACGTCTCGTCGTCTGTCGGTGCAGTGATCAAACCGGCCGGGATGGAATTTGCCCAGGACGCGATCACCGCGAGCTACGTCAAGGATCCGACCGATCCGAGCTGGAAGAACGATCCGGGCGTGAAGGAGTGGGACGCCTTCCTCGAGAAATACATGCCGGGCTCCGATCGCTCCAACGGTCTGCTGCTGTATTCCTACGGTGCTGCGCAGACGCTGGAACACATCCTGAGGCAGGCGGGCGATAATCTGACGCGTGAGAACATCATGAAGGTGGCGACCAGCCTGAAGGGTTACGCGCCGTCCTCGCTGCTGCCGGGCATCACCATGAACACCTCGCCCACCGATCATTTCCCGATCGAGCAGATGCAGCTTATGCGCTTCAAGGGCGACCGCTGGGAGATGTTCGGCGACGTACTCGAAGCCCGGGTCACGAACTAA
- a CDS encoding ABC transporter permease: MKRWVPFEWIAAARFLLDGAVQTLVIVGGIAIGVGVIVFMSAMLAGLQANFIKRVLTSVPQIQLIPPDQVARPLRDAPGTFEAATVQRPTQRVISINQWPKIRAEMQARPDVINAAATASGSALALRGDTSRAVTLNGIEPEIYFKIVKVPDYIVAGSAKITTEGIVVGTELARDLGASLGDKIIVSTPLAGNRVLTINGIFDFGNKAANQRTTYVTLRNAQSMLGLLGGVTSIDLTVNDIYAAEDIAQEIQATLPVEADSWIKTNAQFFTAVQAQKNSNTLIRLFVGLSVAFGIAAVLIVSVIQRSKDIGILRAMGTRREQILQVFLIQGGLLAFVGSLIGSGLGALALIVWHRLARQVDGSELFPLMLDPDLFVWASVLATATGVAAAIAPALRAARLDPVVAIRG; encoded by the coding sequence GTGAAGCGCTGGGTGCCTTTCGAGTGGATCGCCGCGGCGCGGTTTCTGCTCGACGGCGCGGTGCAGACGCTGGTGATCGTCGGCGGCATCGCGATCGGCGTCGGCGTCATCGTGTTCATGTCGGCGATGCTGGCCGGGCTGCAGGCCAATTTCATCAAGCGGGTGCTGACCTCCGTGCCGCAGATTCAGCTGATCCCGCCGGACCAGGTGGCGCGGCCGCTGCGCGACGCGCCCGGCACGTTCGAGGCAGCAACCGTGCAGCGCCCGACGCAGCGGGTGATTTCGATCAATCAGTGGCCGAAGATCCGCGCAGAGATGCAGGCGAGGCCGGACGTGATCAACGCCGCCGCCACGGCGTCCGGCTCGGCGCTGGCCCTGCGCGGCGACACCAGCCGGGCGGTGACGCTGAACGGCATCGAGCCGGAGATCTATTTCAAGATCGTCAAGGTGCCCGACTATATCGTCGCCGGCAGCGCGAAGATCACCACCGAGGGCATCGTGGTCGGCACCGAATTGGCGCGGGATCTCGGCGCTTCGCTCGGCGACAAGATCATCGTCTCGACCCCGCTCGCCGGCAATCGCGTGCTGACCATCAACGGCATCTTCGATTTCGGCAACAAGGCCGCGAACCAGCGCACTACCTATGTCACGCTGCGCAACGCCCAGAGCATGCTCGGGCTGCTCGGCGGCGTCACCTCGATCGACCTCACCGTCAACGATATCTACGCGGCCGAGGATATCGCCCAGGAAATCCAGGCGACGCTGCCGGTGGAGGCCGACAGCTGGATCAAGACCAATGCGCAGTTCTTCACGGCGGTGCAGGCGCAGAAAAACTCCAACACGTTGATCCGGCTGTTCGTGGGATTGTCGGTGGCCTTCGGCATCGCCGCCGTGCTGATCGTGTCGGTGATCCAGCGTTCCAAGGATATCGGCATTCTGCGGGCGATGGGCACCCGGCGCGAGCAGATCCTGCAGGTGTTCCTGATCCAGGGCGGGCTGCTCGCCTTCGTCGGTTCGCTGATCGGCTCCGGGCTCGGCGCGCTGGCACTGATCGTGTGGCATCGCCTGGCCCGGCAGGTCGACGGCAGCGAACTGTTTCCGCTGATGCTCGATCCCGATCTGTTCGTCTGGGCCTCGGTGCTCGCAACCGCGACCGGCGTCGCGGCGGCGATCGCACCGGCGCTGCGCGCCGCGAGGCTTGATCCGGTGGTGGCGATCCGTGGCTGA
- a CDS encoding efflux RND transporter periplasmic adaptor subunit codes for MLQKVEQIDTPRPNLAVRWAGGLWRHKWPVLGIALVLIAAGLGLARLLLGPEVVAAPVQRGNLVQTVVASGHIETPYRVEIASQITGTVKDVLVKEGEQVHQGQQLVAIEASELQASVVQAEGAVAQARARVRQLRELTKPAADEALKQAQANLLNAEATYERASKLAASGYGTKATLDDATKNLDVARTQVRTAELQVFTTSPGGSDFVMAETQLSQALANLNTAQARLGYATIVAPRDGVLITRNVERGTVVQPGKALLVLAPAGDVQIVVQIDEKNLGQLALGQHAVASADAYPDKRFSAVLSYINPSVDINRASVEVKLKVDDPPDYLRQDMTVSVDIATAERNDVVIVPARAVHDAATSPFVLTSENGRAVVRKIKLGLRGVGFYEVLDGLSPGEPVIPLTAGVKAGQRIRVVVP; via the coding sequence ATGTTGCAGAAAGTCGAGCAAATCGACACGCCGCGGCCCAATCTGGCGGTGCGCTGGGCGGGCGGGTTGTGGCGTCATAAATGGCCGGTGCTTGGCATCGCCCTCGTCCTGATCGCGGCGGGTCTCGGGCTTGCCCGGTTGCTGCTCGGGCCCGAAGTGGTGGCTGCGCCGGTCCAGCGCGGCAACCTGGTCCAGACCGTGGTTGCCAGCGGCCATATCGAAACACCTTACCGCGTCGAAATCGCCAGCCAGATCACCGGCACCGTCAAGGACGTGCTGGTCAAGGAGGGCGAGCAGGTGCATCAGGGCCAGCAGCTCGTCGCGATCGAGGCGTCGGAGCTGCAGGCCTCAGTGGTGCAGGCGGAAGGGGCGGTGGCGCAGGCGCGGGCGCGGGTGCGCCAGCTTCGCGAGCTGACCAAGCCCGCCGCCGACGAAGCCCTGAAGCAGGCACAGGCCAATCTGCTGAATGCCGAGGCGACTTACGAGCGCGCCTCCAAGCTCGCCGCCTCCGGCTACGGCACCAAGGCGACGCTCGACGACGCGACCAAAAATCTCGACGTCGCGCGCACCCAGGTGCGCACCGCTGAGCTGCAGGTGTTCACCACCAGTCCCGGCGGCAGCGACTTCGTGATGGCAGAGACCCAGCTCAGCCAGGCGCTCGCCAATCTCAACACCGCGCAGGCGCGGCTCGGCTACGCCACCATCGTGGCGCCGCGCGACGGCGTGCTGATCACCCGCAATGTCGAGCGTGGCACCGTGGTGCAGCCCGGTAAGGCGCTGCTGGTGCTGGCTCCGGCCGGCGACGTCCAGATTGTGGTGCAGATCGACGAGAAGAATCTCGGCCAGCTTGCGCTCGGCCAGCACGCGGTGGCTTCTGCCGATGCCTATCCGGACAAGCGCTTCTCCGCCGTGCTGAGCTACATCAATCCGTCGGTCGACATCAATCGCGCCTCGGTCGAGGTCAAGCTCAAGGTCGATGATCCGCCGGATTATCTGCGGCAGGACATGACGGTCTCGGTCGATATCGCCACCGCAGAACGCAACGACGTGGTGATCGTGCCGGCGCGCGCCGTGCATGATGCTGCGACATCCCCGTTCGTTCTGACGTCCGAGAACGGCCGCGCCGTGGTGCGCAAGATCAAGCTCGGCCTGCGCGGCGTCGGCTTCTACGAAGTGCTCGACGGTCTCAGCCCCGGAGAGCCGGTGATCCCGCTCACCGCGGGCGTCAAAGCCGGGCAACGCATCCGGGTGGTGGTGCCGTGA
- a CDS encoding DUF3222 family protein has protein sequence MTDTAAEDVRKIATALLKTAIEIVSEEDGGAHNQCKLCGASVPWLQTGDEIKHADDCPVVIAKQIVSSRPKLHAV, from the coding sequence ATGACCGATACTGCCGCCGAAGACGTCCGCAAAATCGCCACCGCCCTGCTGAAGACGGCCATCGAGATCGTCTCAGAAGAGGATGGCGGCGCGCACAACCAGTGCAAATTGTGCGGCGCATCGGTGCCGTGGCTGCAGACCGGTGACGAAATCAAGCACGCGGACGATTGCCCCGTGGTGATCGCCAAGCAGATTGTGTCGTCCAGGCCAAAACTGCATGCGGTCTGA
- a CDS encoding sulfite exporter TauE/SafE family protein, with protein sequence MFAILGLGFLLGMQHALEVDHIAAVSTIAARRSGVADIVKHGLTWGLGHTLTLFLFAGLALVIGHAIPEQIAHPLEGAVGFMLVALGGHLLWRLWRDRVHVHVHQHGDGVRHLHLHSHADRLSHDAPTAHRHEHGFRWRTLLVGLMHGMAGSAALLVLAVSQAPSPAQGLLYVALFGLGSMVGMGALSAVIAVPVVISARSLTTANRLLQGAVGVLTIAIGVSTIHATLLA encoded by the coding sequence ATGTTCGCGATACTGGGGTTGGGGTTTCTGCTCGGGATGCAGCATGCGCTCGAGGTCGATCACATCGCCGCGGTGTCGACGATCGCAGCGCGGCGCAGCGGCGTCGCCGATATCGTCAAGCACGGACTGACCTGGGGCCTCGGCCACACGCTGACGCTGTTCCTGTTTGCGGGCCTCGCGCTGGTGATCGGCCACGCGATCCCCGAGCAGATCGCCCATCCGCTGGAGGGAGCGGTCGGCTTCATGCTGGTGGCACTCGGCGGGCATCTGCTGTGGCGGCTGTGGCGCGACCGGGTTCACGTCCATGTCCATCAGCACGGCGACGGTGTGCGCCACCTCCATTTGCATAGCCATGCCGACCGGTTGAGCCACGACGCGCCCACCGCGCATCGGCATGAGCACGGCTTCCGCTGGCGGACGCTGTTGGTCGGCCTGATGCACGGCATGGCCGGCTCGGCGGCGCTGTTGGTGCTGGCGGTGTCGCAGGCGCCGAGCCCGGCACAGGGGCTACTTTACGTTGCGCTGTTCGGACTGGGCTCGATGGTCGGAATGGGAGCACTATCGGCCGTGATCGCGGTGCCGGTGGTGATCTCGGCGCGCTCGCTGACGACCGCTAACCGCCTGCTGCAGGGCGCGGTCGGTGTTCTCACGATCGCGATCGGGGTGAGCACCATCCACGCGACGCTGCTCGCTTAG